TATTTCGTTTATCCAGTATTTTAAAGAATCAAAGGATTCGACATTACtttgatattttttcataaaaaaaaaaaaataattatgtatatataaatgtatatttatataatatatgaacagCTAGccaattttttaaaaaaaaaaaaaaaaaaaaaattaatgtatatataaatatgacAACAGCTAGCCAATTTggttatatttaaaaaaaaaaaatataaaataattattcaaTGATTAAAATATTACTTTGAGTCATAAACGACAACTGCTCCATATGCGTCACGATAATATAAAGGAGCCATGGAACGAAATCTTTCTTGTCCTCCAGTATCCCAAATATGTAATTTCATTGTTGCACCTtaaatacaataaaaaaataataaaataaataaataaataaatatatatatatatatatatatatatatatgtccGTGTATGTATAGAAAAATTCTCtaaaaacattttattcatattcaGACATacaatttatttttatgtcTCTTAATTTTTaccattttttaattcaaTATTATGATGTAAAAATGCTGCACCTATAGTAACTTGATGTTTTTCAGAAAAACGACCATGACATAAATACAAAGCAATACTTGATTTTCCAACACCGCTGTCACCTAATAAAACTATTTTCACTTTAGTATCTTGagcattttttttttgtggTTGTGCAGGAGATGtaacaatattaatatttttggTTGATGTTAACCTTTCGGTGCTTGATGAACATCccatattttttcctttattttttaaactATCTTAACTAAAAggaataatttttttttttttttccttatgAATTTGATCTTTTCTTATTttggaaatatatatatgttgcGAGGATTATCTATTTTAATGaattataacatatatatatatatatatataaatgaatttatataattataaattatacaaCTTAGAAATTTTCCTCCTTACCTTTTCATAATTAAaccttttattatattaattaaaaaaaggaaaagagaaaaaagaaagaaattattatacatataaatatatatttcctatatattttttaatttataaatatattattctataaaataagaatataatttCCACCTACATTTGAGCACTTTTTTCTAATAagtcatatatatatatatatatatatatatatttatttatttaattttttttttttttttatatttatgtttatattaattgcattatattaaattaaaaaaaaaaaatccaAAAAACTTAAACGTACTTTTATTTAACATAATTTGTAGTATTTTGTGGaaattacatataatatatctaaaCAGAAAAAccattatttttaattttatttattttatttttttttcattccatttctttaattttattaaaatgtaaaataCGTGTgcaaaaaaataaatattatatatcatataatattatatattttatatatacattcaaattataacatgaatcacatttttttcaattcattatgttatatctttattttattttatttatttttttttttttttttgcatattcttttaaaatttttaaaatgttaCAAGTCTAACTGAATTATACGAGAAAATATTCCTTTAAAATATTGTCACAGAATAATTATGcacatattttaatatacaCATTGATGAATAATATCTACGAAAAACATGTTTtccataaaaaaatataaattatcatattttaagGTGAGACActtgaaaaatatttgcAAGTAATTATAATGGCGTTTGTTctaaaatgtatatataaataaataaataaataaatatatatatatatatatatatatttatatttatatttatattttttattatttttttttttttatactttttcTTGTTTCATTTTcgttatatataataactaaagaacaaaatatCATTCTCTTAACtaaacaatattatatagatGTTAATGATAAGGATGAACATATTATAGAaacatacataaatatttataatatatatatataagtcaaaggaatttataataccaaaaaaaaaaaaaaaagaaaaacaaaaaaaaaaaatatatatatatatatatatataatatatatataatataataaaataaataattaaagTTTGACCGGGGGGGAGtgagaaaataaataaaataaataataaaaataaaataatataataatatcaaaaTTAATCATGAAATGAACTATATATCTTCGCactttattatatatttatgtattttttcttttttttttgtttctaTTTGGAATAATATGTGTAAATAGATTAACATTTACATACATAgatacatttatatatatcttagtatttttttttttttttaatttattgatcaatattatatatatatatatatatatatatatatatatatatatatatatatcattgtatatataaccAATTAATATTCctcttcttcttcttcttcttctaCTTCTTCCTcttcatcttttttatcttcatcTTCAGCATAAAAACTATTTGATCCTTGTTCTTcattatcttcattttgcatttcatttaaattttcttcattCATTTCTTCTTGCATTTTCTCTGATTCTTCGATAACTTTAAGTGCTGCttctttattttcaaaTCCAACCCATGCCCATCCATCATTATTAGATCCTGgttcataaaaataaacttGCATAGCACCGAATTCTTGAAGAGAGTTTCTAAATTGTTCCATGGTAACACctgtttttatattctttatgAAGATTCTGGTATCTGTATCTGTTAAAGTAACATCATGTTGAGCTTTCGTAAGGAAGGTATTTATGGTAGAAGCTGAGGGTCTTGAGGTACAATTAACTCCGCAAAGTGGTGAAAAAGCcattttttctattttgtatttaaataaactataaatatatatatatattataaatgcttttatatgaaataaaaagaaaaaaaaaaattcacTTTATAAAAcgaaataatatttaattatttaattattattttattattttttttttttacaaaatcAAAAGacaataaatattatgttgataatatatatataatttacaaATGAATAGttgttaatttttttttttttcttaacAAATTACATAAAGttaaaacataaaaattatatgacAAGAAAATATGTGTAGAAGaaggaaagaaaaaaacaaaataatataaaatatatctatattatataaattatacatacatacgcatattacatatatatatatatatatatatatatttatttatttataaaataattaaatttaaaaaatgtaaaaattaaatttttataatttttatttacttatatatatatgtatatgtatatatatatatataatataatataatatatatatatatatatatatatatataatatatataatatatatatatgatgtTGCATTAccaaaaaattaaaaacaaaataaaaagaagtattgtatatttataaatatgttatattagTACGAAGAAcatttcatttatttttgttctGTACATAAAGATGAANNNNNNNNNNNNNNNNNNNNNNNNNNNNNNNNNNNNNNNNNNNNNNNNNNNNNNNNNNNNNNNNNNNNNNNNNNNNNNNNNNNNNNNNNNNNNNNNNNNNNNNNNNNNNNNNNNNNNNNNNNNNNNNNNNNNNNNNNNNNNNNNNNNNNNNNNNNNNNNNNNNNNNNNNNNNNNNNNNNNNNNNNNNNNNNNNNNNNNNNNNNNNNNNNNNNNNNNNNNNNNNNNNNNNNNNNNNNNNNNNNNNNNNNNNNNNNNNNNNNNNNNNNNNNNNNNNNNNNNNNNNNNNNNNNNNNNNNNNNNNNNNNNNNNNNNNNNNNNNNNNNNNNNNNNNNNNNNNNNNNNNNNNNNNNNNNNNNNNNNNNNNNNNNNNNNNNNNNNNNNNNNNNNNNNNNNNNNNNNNAAAATTTACTTCTTGTGcattattttatgaaaCAACGACAGCTATAAAATTTACAACGTCctatttatatacacataaatatatgtatataatatatatatatatattaaaatattttgaaactagcgaaaaaaaaaaaaaaaaaaaaaaaaaaaaatagctttttaaaatatatttccttGCTGTTTcatgtatttttaaaaataagaaatatttttttttttttttatttccttttttttattatttatttcatgCTAACgtgaataaaaatatattataaatatacatagATTGTGTTTATTTgtgaattatataacaagataattttatttagaaaaaaagtcctataatatttataactattgcatatatatatatatatatatatatatatatatatatatatattttttcaactaaggaaaatttataaacaattaaattaaaacctttaaatatatttaaagattttgtataaaaaaatccttcaaaattatttctttGCGCATGTAgcttttatattattattataagtaaaaaattaatttcattttataaatattaaaactttttaaatatattatattatattagtgttaacaaaaaaaaaaaataaaaataaaataaaataaaataaataaatgaaatatgGTATTGTATATagtataaaataaaaaaaatatatatatatatataaataaataaataaaataatactaAAACCCATACACACACTTATATATAGTACCATTAATATTGTGACAAAATGTTTCTCATTGTACACAAAATAAATTTCCTTATTTGCACACACACATATAAGAAATTTAAAGTGtgtttttaaattatactataaaaaatatattttatatggtttaatttaaaatgttCTTTATTTGTGATAACTCCTGTAAGTTCTCACTTCCCAGGTTTTTGTAATGATTTAAGGTTGATTCGATAAGGCTCTTTAGTTGGTACAAAAAGGttctaataatataaaataaataaataaaattaatattaaatataaatatatatatatatatgcaaatatttatatataggaaaacatatatatatatatatatatatttttttttttttttttttttatcttaCCCTTTTTTTTCGCCGACATCATGCGATTTTATTAAGTGATAAAGAAATTTGATGGCAACCACTATCTTCGAAATCAACGCATCAACTAGCTTTTCGTTATTGcatttttgtattatacTCTACAATAAGGgagaaataaaaaa
The genomic region above belongs to Plasmodium reichenowi strain SY57 chromosome 13, whole genome shotgun sequence and contains:
- a CDS encoding ras-related protein Rab-5B, putative; protein product: MGCSSSTERLTSTKNINIVTSPAQPQKKNAQDTKVKIVLLGDSGVGKSSIALYLCHGRFSEKHQVTIGAAFLHHNIELKNGATMKLHIWDTGGQERFRSMAPLYYRDAYGAVVVYDSNNVESFDSLKYWINEIKSNGPRNCCIMVVANKKDLPQKLNSEMVMKFCEQENVSFIECSAKTGENITTLFEKLASRIYSRFKEVLYYNNP
- a CDS encoding RNA-binding protein, putative, with product MAFSPLCGVNCTSRPSASTINTFLTKAQHDVTLTDTDTRIFIKNIKTGVTMEQFRNSLQEFGAMQVYFYEPGSNNDGWAWVGFENKEAALKVIEESEKMQEEMNEENLNEMQNEDNEEQGSNSFYAEDEDKKDEEEEVEEEEEEEEY